A region of Esox lucius isolate fEsoLuc1 chromosome 3, fEsoLuc1.pri, whole genome shotgun sequence DNA encodes the following proteins:
- the LOC117593714 gene encoding basic proline-rich protein-like — SPAPPPAPAPPPAVNPPPAPPAPAPPPAADLPPAPIPPPAPLSPIPPPAPPAPTPPPALPPAPDPPPAPPAPAPPPAADLPPSPIPPPAPPSPIPLPAPIPPPAPPAPAPPPAADLPPSPIPPPAPPSPIPLPAPIPPPAPPAPTPPPALPPAPDPPPAPPAPAPPPAPIPPPAPPSPIPLPAPIPPPAPLAPTPPPALPPAPDPPPAPDPPPAPAPPPAPAPPPAPTPPPAPAPPPAPTPPPALPPAPDPPPVSPSPTPPPALPQAPDPPPAPPAPTPPPALPPAPDPPPAPPAPTPPPALPPAPDPPPAPDPPPAPPAPAPPPAPIPPPAPPSPTPPPALPPAPDPPPPPPAPAPPPAPIPPPAPPSPAPPPALPPAPDPPPVSPSPIPSPAPPAPAPPPAVDPPPVPPAPA, encoded by the coding sequence tctcctgctcctccgccggctcctgctcccccgccggccgtcaaccctccgccggctcccccggctcctgctcctccgccggctgccgacctgccgccggctcctattcctccgccggctcccctgtctcctattcctccgccggctcccccggctcctactcctccgccggctcttccgccggctccggaccccccgccggctcccccggctcctgctcctccgccggctgccgacctgccgccgtctcctattcctccgccggctcccccgtctcctattcctctgccggctcctattcctccgccggctcccccagctcctgctcctccgccggctgccgacctgccgccgtctcctattcctccgccggctcccccgtctcctattcctctgccggctcctattcctccgccggctcccccggctcctactcctccgccggctctcccgccggctccggaccctccgccggctcccccggctcctgctcctccaccggctcctattcccccgccggctcccccgtctcctattcctctgcctgctcctattcctccgccagctcccctggctcctactcctccgccggctcttccgccggctccggacccaccgccagctccggaccctccgccggctcctgctcctccaccggctcctgctcctccgccggctcctactcctccaccggctcctgctcctccgccggctcctactcctccgccggctcttccgccggctcctgaccctccaccggtttccccgtctcctactcctccgccggctcttccgcaggctcctgaccctccgccggctcccccggctcctactcctccgccggctcttccgccggctccggaccctccgccggctcccccggctcctactcctccgccggctcttccgccggctccggaccctccgccggctccggaccctccgccggctcccccggctcctgctcctccgccagctcctattcccccgccggctcccccgtctcctactcctccgccggctctcccgccggctccggaccctccgccgcctcccccggctcctgctcctccgccggctcctattcccccgccggctcccccgtctcctgctcctccgccggctcttccgccggctcctgaccctccgccggtttccccgtctcctattccttcaccggctcccccggctcctgctcctccgccggctgtcgaccctccgccggttcccccggctcctgct